Proteins from a single region of bacterium:
- the pstC gene encoding phosphate ABC transporter permease subunit PstC, translated as MSLQKKRFRYFWESVIEGNIKITATLAIIAIFLIFLFILRETLPIFFSREVMQEITFGQFFKGIDWQPVSDNPRFSLWPIILGSLKVTLISLVFAVPTAVGAALYSSEFAGRRLKEFIKPVVELLAGIPSVVLGFFALIIMASFLKSVFGWTYRLNAVNAGIALGFAIIPAIYSLAEDALNAVPRSYREAALGLGATPWQTAVKVVLPAALPGVSAAVLFGMGRAVGETMVVLMAAGNAPLLSFNPLESTRTMTATIAAELGEVVFGGGHYHALFFIGLVLFLATFVINLVSWALFDGLMIKLYGARK; from the coding sequence ATGAGCCTCCAGAAAAAAAGGTTCCGTTACTTCTGGGAATCCGTGATAGAGGGCAACATCAAGATCACCGCCACCCTGGCCATCATCGCGATATTCCTGATTTTTCTGTTCATACTGCGGGAGACATTGCCGATCTTCTTCAGCCGGGAAGTGATGCAGGAGATAACCTTCGGGCAATTCTTCAAGGGGATCGACTGGCAGCCGGTGTCGGATAATCCCCGGTTCTCGCTGTGGCCGATAATCCTTGGCAGTTTAAAAGTGACCCTGATATCCCTGGTTTTTGCGGTACCAACGGCCGTCGGAGCGGCCCTCTACAGCTCGGAGTTCGCCGGGCGCCGGCTCAAGGAGTTCATCAAGCCGGTGGTGGAATTGCTGGCCGGGATACCCTCGGTGGTGCTGGGGTTCTTTGCCCTGATAATAATGGCCTCTTTCCTGAAAAGCGTCTTCGGCTGGACCTACCGCCTTAATGCCGTCAATGCCGGCATAGCCCTGGGGTTTGCCATAATACCGGCCATTTACTCCCTGGCCGAGGACGCCCTGAATGCCGTGCCCAGATCTTACCGGGAGGCGGCTCTGGGGCTGGGCGCCACCCCCTGGCAGACCGCGGTCAAAGTGGTGCTGCCGGCGGCCCTGCCCGGGGTATCGGCGGCGGTGCTGTTCGGCATGGGCCGGGCGGTGGGCGAGACCATGGTGGTGCTGATGGCCGCCGGCAACGCCCCGCTTTTGTCGTTCAATCCGCTGGAATCCACCCGGACCATGACCGCCACCATTGCGGCCGAGCTGGGGGAGGTGGTCTTCGGCGGCGGGCACTATCACGCCTTATTCTTCATAGGACTGGTGCTGTTCCTG